The proteins below are encoded in one region of Asticcacaulis excentricus CB 48:
- a CDS encoding ExbD/TolR family protein — protein sequence MAMGNAGTGGGRRRGRRRARRGALAEINVTPMVDVMLVLLIIFMISAPLLTSGIKIELPKTEAAALKDEGDPITVSIQRDGALYVMDDTATFDQLTPRLMAMTDNDTSKPIYVRAEGAAPYETVAKVMARLSTSGFTKINLLTENLGKTQKPATAGEAAP from the coding sequence ATGGCAATGGGGAATGCAGGGACGGGCGGCGGACGCAGGCGCGGCAGGCGGCGAGCACGCCGTGGCGCTCTGGCGGAAATCAACGTCACGCCGATGGTCGATGTCATGCTGGTGCTGCTGATCATCTTCATGATTTCGGCCCCTCTTCTGACTTCAGGCATCAAGATCGAACTGCCTAAAACCGAGGCGGCGGCGCTTAAGGACGAGGGCGATCCAATCACCGTCTCGATCCAGCGCGACGGCGCGCTCTACGTCATGGACGATACGGCCACATTTGACCAATTAACGCCCCGCCTGATGGCCATGACCGACAACGACACCTCCAAGCCCATCTATGTGCGCGCCGAAGGGGCCGCGCCCTATGAGACGGTCGCCAAGGTGATGGCGCGTCTTTCCACCTCTGGCTTCACCAAGATTAACCTTCTCACCGAAAACCTCGGCAAGACGCAAAAACCGGCGACGGCCGGGGAGGCGGCGCCGTAA
- a CDS encoding MotA/TolQ/ExbB proton channel family protein, with product MEAAHAAESLSFIDLFLRADWVVKGVMLLLALGSLWSWAIIIEKGFKLAKLNKEAAGFEAELAAGRALEDIAAKHGTQPTAPFPKLLVTVTSAWGEYKGKSISAPEGELLLSRVDRELNHVISTEADVMEDGLSLLAVVATAAPFIGLFGTVWGIMNAFSAIASQGDTNLATVAPAISEALFATAIGLGAAIPAYIFFNLYNAKVARFVGRLEGFADELMVSVTGRLGGKLAGR from the coding sequence ATGGAAGCCGCCCACGCCGCCGAGTCCCTCAGCTTTATCGACCTGTTCCTGCGGGCCGACTGGGTTGTGAAGGGCGTCATGCTTCTTCTGGCGCTCGGTTCGCTGTGGTCATGGGCCATCATCATTGAAAAGGGCTTCAAGCTCGCCAAGTTGAATAAGGAAGCCGCTGGTTTCGAAGCCGAGCTGGCGGCCGGACGCGCCCTCGAAGACATTGCCGCTAAACACGGCACTCAGCCGACCGCGCCCTTCCCCAAATTACTGGTGACGGTCACTTCGGCCTGGGGCGAGTATAAGGGGAAGAGCATTTCCGCCCCGGAAGGTGAGCTTTTGCTGTCGCGCGTGGATCGCGAATTGAACCACGTTATATCCACAGAGGCAGACGTAATGGAAGACGGCCTGAGCCTGCTGGCTGTCGTCGCCACCGCGGCGCCGTTCATTGGGCTGTTCGGTACGGTGTGGGGCATCATGAACGCCTTTTCGGCTATCGCTTCGCAGGGCGACACCAATCTGGCCACCGTCGCTCCAGCCATATCGGAAGCACTGTTTGCCACGGCCATCGGTCTGGGCGCTGCCATTCCGGCCTACATCTTCTTCAACCTTTATAATGCCAAGGTAGCACGCTTCGTGGGTCGCCTCGAAGGCTTTGCCGATGAGCTGATGGTGTCGGTCACCGGTCGCCTTGGCGGCAAGCTGGCCGGTCGCTGA